In one Novosphingopyxis iocasae genomic region, the following are encoded:
- a CDS encoding 2-oxoacid:acceptor oxidoreductase subunit alpha, with the protein MATAVEKTKPAATAERVVVRFAGDSGDGMQLTGGQFTLSSAMAGNDFATFPDFPAEIRAPQGTLFGVSAFQINFGSAAIETAGDRPDVLVAMNPAALKTNVGSLREGGLIIADTGEFGKRNLDKAKYEANPLEDDSLAPYDVLAFDISALTLEAVKPFGLGNKEALRCKNMWTLGLALWMFDRDRKPIVDWLNAKFAKKPDIAEANIAALNAGHAYGETAEISGPLKQHHVDPAPAEPGLYRTVNGAEAVALGLVAGAQLASLPMFFGGYPITPASAVLHHLSRLKEYGVTTFQAEDEIAAICSAIGASYAGQLGVTSSSGPGIALKGEAMGLAIMTELPLVIVNSQRGGPSTGLPTKTEQSDLYQAVFGRNGDAPMPVIAARSPADLFDCAIESVRIAVEYMTPVMLLTDGYIANAAEPWKVPDMDGYSPFEVKFLEEAPEDGFQPYARDEKLARPWVKPGTAGLMHRIGGIEKAAGSGHIDYSPENHAQMTAIRAAKVNGVAGSIPDQEVTLGEAGGKLAIVGWGSTFGPIHQAVRRMRRDGHDVSHIHMRYIWPMPANLGDLLRSYDKVIVPEMNTGQLKTLLRDQYLIDAEPLNKVTGQPFTIAEIEMAIEDAL; encoded by the coding sequence ATGGCGACGGCAGTGGAAAAGACAAAACCGGCAGCGACGGCGGAACGCGTCGTCGTTCGCTTCGCGGGCGATAGCGGCGACGGTATGCAATTGACGGGCGGGCAGTTCACGCTGTCTTCCGCCATGGCCGGCAACGACTTTGCGACTTTCCCGGATTTCCCCGCCGAGATCCGCGCGCCGCAGGGCACGCTCTTCGGTGTTTCCGCCTTCCAGATCAATTTCGGATCGGCGGCCATCGAGACGGCGGGCGATCGTCCGGACGTATTGGTCGCCATGAACCCGGCCGCGCTCAAGACCAATGTCGGCAGCTTGCGCGAAGGCGGCCTGATCATCGCCGACACCGGCGAGTTCGGGAAGCGCAATCTCGACAAAGCGAAATATGAGGCGAACCCGCTCGAGGACGACAGCCTTGCGCCTTACGATGTTCTTGCGTTCGATATCAGCGCGCTGACGCTGGAAGCGGTGAAGCCCTTCGGGCTCGGCAATAAAGAGGCACTGCGCTGCAAGAATATGTGGACGCTGGGCCTGGCGCTCTGGATGTTCGACCGGGACCGCAAGCCGATCGTCGACTGGCTGAACGCCAAGTTCGCGAAGAAGCCCGACATCGCGGAGGCGAATATTGCCGCGCTCAACGCCGGCCATGCTTATGGCGAAACGGCGGAGATCAGCGGTCCGCTGAAGCAGCATCATGTCGATCCTGCGCCCGCCGAGCCCGGTCTTTATCGGACCGTCAACGGCGCGGAAGCGGTGGCACTTGGCTTGGTTGCGGGCGCGCAACTCGCCAGCCTGCCGATGTTCTTCGGCGGCTATCCGATCACTCCGGCCTCCGCGGTTCTTCACCACCTCTCGCGCCTCAAGGAATATGGCGTCACCACCTTCCAGGCCGAAGACGAGATCGCGGCGATCTGTTCGGCGATCGGCGCGAGCTATGCCGGGCAGCTGGGCGTTACCAGTTCGTCGGGCCCCGGCATCGCGCTGAAGGGCGAGGCGATGGGCTTGGCCATCATGACCGAGCTGCCGCTCGTCATCGTGAACTCACAGCGCGGCGGCCCGTCCACGGGTCTGCCGACGAAGACCGAGCAGTCCGATCTCTATCAGGCCGTGTTCGGCCGTAACGGCGATGCGCCGATGCCCGTCATCGCCGCGCGTTCGCCCGCTGATCTGTTCGATTGCGCGATCGAGTCGGTGCGGATCGCGGTGGAATATATGACGCCGGTGATGCTCCTGACCGATGGCTATATCGCCAATGCAGCAGAGCCCTGGAAAGTGCCGGATATGGACGGATATTCGCCGTTCGAGGTGAAGTTCCTGGAAGAGGCGCCCGAAGACGGTTTCCAGCCTTATGCGCGCGACGAGAAACTGGCGCGCCCTTGGGTCAAACCCGGAACGGCCGGGCTGATGCACCGCATTGGCGGCATCGAGAAGGCGGCCGGCAGCGGCCATATCGATTACAGCCCGGAAAACCATGCGCAGATGACGGCGATCCGCGCCGCCAAGGTGAACGGCGTCGCCGGTTCGATTCCCGATCAGGAAGTCACGCTGGGCGAGGCGGGCGGCAAGCTCGCCATCGTCGGCTGGGGCTCCACCTTCGGGCCGATCCATCAGGCGGTGCGCCGCATGCGCCGCGATGGCCATGACGTGTCCCACATCCATATGCGCTATATCTGGCCGATGCCCGCCAATCTGGGCGATCTCTTGCGCAGTTACGACAAGGTGATCGTGCCGGAGATGAACACCGGCCAGCTGAAGACGCTACTGCGCGATCAATATCTGATCGATGCGGAACCGCTCAACAAGGTAACCGGCCAGCCCTTTACGATCGCCGAGATCGAGATGGCGATCGAGGATGCGCTCTGA
- a CDS encoding 2-oxoacid:ferredoxin oxidoreductase subunit beta, which produces MNEMTSITTTLKDWETDQEVRWCPGCGDYAILKAVQRTMPQIGADPAKTVFVSGIGCSSRFPYYMETYGFHTIHGRAPAVATGVKLANPELDVWIITGDGDGLSIGGNHMMHLLRRNLDCQIMLFNNEIYGLTKGQYSPTSREGTTTPSTPFGSVDHPAEPCSFALGSGARFIARGYDVSKDLPEVLKAAHRHKGAAFIEIFQNCIVYNKDVFADFTEKKNAATGQLWLTDGEPMLFDKGTKGLKLNEQSLKLEVVDVIDGDWQAAGVRVHDVTNRMMAQMLVEMPFGPFPKALGVLYDDPRETFESAVVEQIEEASKGKTPDLQRLVSKGQTWTVTDPGPDL; this is translated from the coding sequence ATGAACGAGATGACTTCGATCACGACCACGCTGAAGGACTGGGAGACCGACCAGGAGGTGCGCTGGTGCCCGGGGTGCGGCGATTATGCGATCCTGAAGGCCGTGCAGCGCACCATGCCGCAGATCGGCGCCGACCCAGCCAAGACCGTGTTCGTTTCCGGCATCGGCTGTTCGAGCCGCTTTCCCTATTATATGGAAACCTACGGCTTCCACACGATCCACGGGCGCGCGCCTGCGGTTGCGACGGGCGTGAAGCTGGCCAATCCGGAGCTCGACGTCTGGATCATCACTGGCGACGGGGATGGCCTGTCGATCGGCGGCAATCACATGATGCACCTGCTGCGCCGCAATCTCGATTGCCAGATCATGCTGTTCAACAACGAGATTTACGGCCTGACCAAGGGCCAATATTCGCCGACCAGCCGTGAAGGCACGACCACGCCGTCGACGCCTTTCGGATCGGTCGACCATCCCGCCGAACCGTGCAGCTTCGCGCTGGGTTCGGGCGCGCGGTTTATCGCGCGCGGTTATGATGTGTCGAAGGATTTGCCAGAGGTTCTGAAGGCCGCGCACCGGCATAAGGGCGCGGCGTTCATCGAGATTTTCCAGAATTGCATCGTCTACAACAAGGACGTGTTCGCGGACTTCACCGAAAAGAAGAATGCGGCAACCGGCCAGCTCTGGCTGACCGATGGCGAGCCGATGCTGTTCGACAAGGGGACCAAGGGCCTGAAGCTGAACGAGCAGTCGTTGAAGCTGGAAGTGGTCGATGTGATCGACGGGGACTGGCAGGCCGCCGGCGTGCGCGTGCACGACGTGACCAACCGCATGATGGCGCAGATGCTGGTCGAAATGCCCTTCGGCCCGTTCCCCAAGGCGCTGGGCGTGCTGTATGATGATCCGCGCGAAACCTTCGAAAGCGCGGTGGTCGAGCAGATCGAGGAGGCGAGCAAGGGCAAGACGCCCGATCTGCAGCGGCTGGTCAGCAAGGGCCAGACCTGGACGGTGACGGACCCCGGCCCCGACCTGTAA
- a CDS encoding metal-dependent hydrolase, with protein sequence MDNFTHSLTGWALGQAGLKRRTGLGLAALIVSANLPDIDILSQPLFGLPYIQYHRGFTHGIGGYLLLPFLLALLLWQLDRWQSGRGDWDVDARWWQQWDRRPLGRDTVRFGWLVALCYIGGISHPLLDFMNTYGIQLLAPFGDRWFHGDTLFIIDVWIWSILGFSIWLSRKWERARRPEWRRPALIGLIAVIAYASFNGALSLKAERATKTLAEGLYNVEPDFVMAQEEPVKFWRREIIWRRGTTLGRASYDAWSNRMQAVGRLIDTHMDDPAVARAARQDDRLAALLYWSLVPVATIKRSGNRILVTVNDARFAGERSGGQFSRTVEIPAE encoded by the coding sequence GTGGATAATTTTACCCATTCGTTGACCGGTTGGGCGCTTGGGCAGGCCGGCCTCAAGCGCAGGACCGGCCTGGGCCTCGCGGCCCTGATCGTCAGCGCCAACCTGCCCGATATCGATATCCTATCGCAGCCGCTGTTTGGGTTGCCCTACATCCAGTATCATCGCGGCTTCACCCACGGCATCGGCGGCTATCTACTGTTGCCATTTCTCCTTGCGCTACTGCTCTGGCAGCTCGACCGATGGCAGAGCGGGCGCGGAGACTGGGATGTCGATGCGCGCTGGTGGCAGCAATGGGATCGTCGGCCACTTGGGCGCGATACGGTGCGCTTCGGCTGGCTCGTCGCACTCTGCTATATTGGCGGGATCAGCCATCCGCTGCTCGATTTCATGAACACCTACGGCATCCAGCTGCTCGCGCCGTTCGGCGATCGCTGGTTTCATGGCGACACGCTGTTCATCATCGATGTCTGGATATGGTCGATCCTCGGCTTTTCCATCTGGCTCTCGCGCAAGTGGGAGCGGGCGAGGCGACCCGAATGGCGCCGCCCCGCGTTGATTGGGCTTATCGCCGTTATTGCTTATGCCAGCTTCAACGGAGCGCTGTCTTTAAAGGCGGAGCGGGCCACGAAGACCCTGGCCGAGGGCCTCTATAATGTGGAGCCCGATTTCGTGATGGCACAGGAAGAGCCCGTGAAATTTTGGCGCCGGGAAATCATCTGGCGTCGTGGCACTACACTCGGCCGGGCATCCTATGATGCATGGTCCAATCGCATGCAGGCGGTGGGCCGGCTAATCGATACGCATATGGACGATCCTGCGGTGGCCCGTGCCGCCCGGCAGGATGATCGGTTGGCAGCCTTGCTCTATTGGTCGCTCGTCCCGGTCGCGACGATCAAGCGCAGCGGGAACCGCATATTGGTAACGGTGAACGATGCGCGTTTTGCAGGCGAACGCTCCGGTGGGCAGTTCAGCCGCACGGTCGAAATTCCGGCCGAATAA
- a CDS encoding cryptochrome/photolyase family protein yields MSDPVILWLRRDLRLSDQPALRAAAKAGPVIPVYVLDDERAGDHAMGGASRWWLHHSLASLDADLRDKGSRLILRQGDCVSALTAIAAQHGARQIHALRHYEPWWLEAESELEAQLDDDCELCLHDGNYLKPPGSVTTNSGGPYKIYTPFWKALREEMPPKDAIRAPQSIDAPNEWPDSDDLNDWKLLPTSPDWASDFQDMWTPGEAAGRTRVNSFRDQSADYDDRRNLPSEDGSSRLSPHLHFGEVSPSYVWHRIQDADGDATVYLKELAWRDYAQNVIMQFPDYGREGYRNRFDELEWRDFRSSTVRDEFDRWCHGRTGYPIVDAGMRQLWKHGWLHNRVRMICASFLIKHLLIDWREGEKWYWDCLVDADYGNNAVNWQWIAGTGVDSNMFPRIMAPLTQSEKFDAASYIRDYVPELSDVPDDAIHDPEEAGCRPKDYPQKIIGHKEARERALAAYEKIKN; encoded by the coding sequence ATGTCCGATCCGGTAATTCTCTGGCTGCGCCGCGATTTGCGCCTATCCGATCAGCCTGCGCTCCGTGCCGCGGCGAAGGCGGGGCCGGTGATTCCTGTCTATGTGCTCGATGACGAACGCGCGGGCGATCATGCCATGGGCGGGGCAAGCCGCTGGTGGTTGCATCATAGCCTTGCTTCGCTGGACGCGGACTTGCGCGACAAGGGCAGCCGGTTGATCCTGAGGCAGGGCGACTGCGTTTCCGCGCTCACTGCGATTGCTGCGCAGCATGGCGCACGGCAGATTCACGCGCTGCGCCATTACGAACCATGGTGGCTAGAGGCGGAGAGCGAGCTGGAAGCGCAGCTTGATGACGATTGCGAGCTGTGCCTGCATGACGGCAACTATTTGAAACCGCCGGGCAGCGTCACCACCAATTCAGGCGGCCCGTACAAGATCTACACCCCATTCTGGAAGGCGCTGCGGGAGGAAATGCCGCCCAAGGACGCCATTCGTGCGCCGCAGTCGATCGATGCGCCGAATGAATGGCCGGACAGCGATGATCTGAATGACTGGAAGCTTCTGCCGACCAGTCCGGACTGGGCGTCCGACTTCCAGGACATGTGGACGCCGGGGGAGGCTGCCGGCCGAACGCGCGTGAACAGCTTTCGCGACCAGTCCGCAGATTATGACGACCGCCGCAATTTGCCCTCCGAAGACGGCAGCTCTCGGCTTAGCCCGCACCTTCATTTTGGCGAGGTTTCGCCAAGCTATGTCTGGCACCGTATTCAGGACGCCGACGGCGATGCAACCGTGTACCTGAAGGAACTTGCTTGGCGGGACTATGCGCAGAATGTGATCATGCAGTTCCCCGATTATGGCCGTGAGGGCTATCGTAACCGTTTTGACGAACTGGAATGGCGCGATTTCCGCTCCTCAACGGTCCGCGACGAGTTTGACCGCTGGTGCCATGGACGCACTGGTTATCCGATCGTCGATGCCGGGATGCGGCAGCTGTGGAAACATGGATGGCTACACAACCGGGTGCGGATGATTTGCGCCAGCTTCCTGATTAAGCATCTGCTGATCGACTGGCGCGAGGGGGAGAAATGGTACTGGGACTGTCTGGTCGATGCCGATTACGGCAATAACGCGGTCAACTGGCAGTGGATCGCAGGTACCGGCGTAGACAGTAATATGTTCCCGCGCATCATGGCCCCGCTTACGCAATCCGAGAAATTCGACGCCGCGTCCTATATCCGCGATTACGTGCCCGAGCTTTCCGATGTGCCCGACGATGCGATCCATGATCCCGAAGAGGCAGGCTGCAGGCCGAAGGATTATCCGCAGAAGATCATCGGTCATAAAGAGGCCCGCGAACGAGCCCTGGCAGCTTATGAGAAGATCAAAAACTAG
- a CDS encoding SDR family oxidoreductase has product MQRLKGKICLVTGAARGIGEAIARAFHDEGARVIVTDIDEGAARSLAAKLDTESFRLDVAEEADWDAIAQVLPVLDVLVNNAGITGFEAGPAAHDPEHATLADWRAVHAVNSDGTFLGCRYAIRAMRAAGAGSIINISSRSGLVGIPGAAAYAASKAAVRNHTKSVALYCAQQKLAIRCNSIHPAAILTPMWEPMLGDGPEREERMAALVADTPLKRFGRPEEVAALAVMLASDEAAYMTGAELTLDGGLLAGSAAAPG; this is encoded by the coding sequence ATGCAAAGATTGAAGGGCAAGATCTGTCTCGTAACCGGTGCCGCGCGCGGTATTGGAGAAGCCATTGCGCGCGCTTTCCATGATGAGGGCGCGCGCGTCATCGTGACCGATATCGATGAGGGCGCGGCGCGATCGCTTGCCGCCAAGCTCGATACGGAGTCCTTTCGCCTCGACGTAGCGGAGGAGGCCGATTGGGATGCGATCGCGCAGGTGCTGCCGGTGCTCGACGTGCTGGTGAACAATGCCGGGATCACCGGGTTCGAAGCCGGCCCTGCCGCGCACGATCCCGAGCATGCCACCCTTGCCGACTGGCGGGCGGTGCATGCCGTCAACAGCGACGGCACGTTCCTCGGTTGCCGCTATGCAATCCGCGCCATGCGCGCAGCCGGGGCAGGGTCGATCATCAACATTTCCTCGCGCTCCGGCCTGGTCGGCATTCCGGGCGCCGCGGCCTATGCCGCGTCCAAGGCGGCGGTTCGCAATCATACGAAGTCGGTGGCACTCTATTGTGCGCAGCAAAAGCTAGCGATCCGCTGCAACTCGATCCATCCGGCAGCTATTCTCACACCGATGTGGGAGCCGATGCTTGGCGACGGGCCCGAGCGCGAGGAGCGAATGGCCGCGCTCGTCGCCGATACGCCGTTGAAGCGCTTTGGCAGGCCGGAAGAGGTTGCCGCGCTAGCGGTGATGCTGGCCTCGGACGAGGCGGCCTATATGACGGGCGCGGAGCTGACCCTCGACGGCGGGCTGCTGGCGGGCTCCGCAGCGGCGCCCGGATAA